GATACCGATGGCGCCGATGCGCGGCAGACGGGAAGCAGCGGTGTTCTTGGTCGAGACGGACATGGTGGTGACTCCTTGGGATGTGCACGCAGGGCGTGCGGGATGGACGCCGCGGGAAGGCGACGGAATGCGATGCGGAGAAGGGTGGGAAAGGGCGGAGGCGGATCAGGCGCTGCGGCGACGACGCAGCACATGGGCCAGCAGCAGGGCGCCGCCGAGCAGGGCACCGCCGAATCCAATGCCCGGCAGCAGTGCGGCAATGGGCAGCAGCAGGGCGACCAGGCTGACGCCCCAGCCGAGGCGGTCATCGCCAACTGCGGCACGCTGCGGGCCGGCCAGCAGGCGGTCCAGGCTGAGTGCGCCGCCACCGTTGAGGATCAGTGGCAGCAGCATGGCCAGGAACAGCAGCGGCAGCTTGAAGTTGCCATAGCCCTGGTCGGTGATGGCATAGCCCTGCCAGAGTTCGCCGAGGCCGTTCCACTGGTCGGGCCAGTGCACGGCGGCGATGGCGACCACGGTCAGCACCCAGAAGATGTAGGCCACCGAACGCGTGGCGAGGCCGAGCAGCAGCATCACCGCGCCCACCAGTTCCAGCCACGTGGCGAGCTGCCAGTTGAGCGAGGCGGGCAGGGTGGAGAAGGGGAACGAGAAGCGGCCGTCCAGATCGGCGAACCAGTTCTGGCCGCCCAGCTTCTCGCGGCCGGATTCAAAGAACTCCCAGGCCAGCAGGGCGCGCAGGGCCAGCGGCGAAAGCCAGCGGCCGACGGCATCCAGGCGCGGGGTGTAGAGGGAGGAGGCGGTGCTGATCATGGGTGTGTCCTGCGGGCCGGTGGTCGATGGAGGCCATTTCGGGCCACGCAGGTATCGGTAACGTGTGCCGATGCCCGGGGTTTTGTCAGCGACTGTGGCTGCGGCAGGGGTTTCGTACAGTTGGATACAAAGACGCCGCGTCGGGGCGCATCGGCGCGCTGCGCGCCCGCGTGCGGGGAACCCTGTTCCCCCGGTAGTGCCGGACCATGCCCGGCGGCCGAATGTATCGGACTGTAGGAACCGGCCGCCGGCCTACAGTCCGGTACAACTCGGCGCCGCAGCGAAACAGCAGCGATACACCCACCGGCGGAAATGGCCACTCCCAACACCGGAGTGCCACCCATGATCCGCACCACCCTGCTTGCCGCTGCCCTGGCCCTGGCCGGCGCCGCCACCCCCGCCTTTGCCGCGCAGGCCGATGCCGGCGCGCCGCCCACCATCATCCTGGTACATGGCGCCTTCGCCGATGGCTCCAGCTGGAACAAGGTCATCAGCACCCTGCACGACTGGAAGCTGCCGGCGGTGGCCGTGCAGAACCCGCTCAGCTCGCTGGCTGACGACGTGGCGGCCACCCGCCGCGCGATTGCCGCGGCACCGGGCAAGGTGGTGCTGGTCGGCCACAGCTGGGGCGGCACGGTCATCACCGAAGCGGGCAACGATCCCAAGGTGCAGGCGCTGGTCTACGTGGCCGCGTTCGCACCGGATGTCGGCCAGTCCTCCGCGCAGCAGGGCGAAGGCTTCCCGGTCGGCCCCGGGCTGACCCGCCTGCAGGAGAAGGACGGCTACCTGACCCTGCCGGCCGATGCCATCGCCGAGGATTTCGCACCCGACGTGATGAAGAAGACCGCCGCCCTGCTGTACAGCACGCAGGTGCCGTTGAAAGCCAGCGCACTGGGCGAGGCCGTGACCACGGCGGCGTGGCGCAGCAAGCCGAGCTGGTACGTGGTCAGCCGCGATGACCGCATGCTCTCGCCGCAGCTGCAGGTCGCCACCGCACGGCGCATCGGCGCGCAGCTGCAGTCGATCGGCAGCAGCCATGTAGCGCTGCTCTCGCACCCGGCGCAGGTGGCCGACAGCATCCTGGAAGCTGCCGGGGTGAAGCCGGCCGAGCTGCCGCTGGCCGAGCAGGGGGGCTGAGCGATGGCCACGCTTCGTGCCTACACCGTGCCGCTGCTGCTGGCCCTGCTCGGCGCCGCTGCGCTGCTGCTGGCCTGGCCCAGCCCCGAAGCCGGTGCACAGACCGCCGAGGCCGCACCCGCGGCGGGATTCAGCGGCGGTGGGCCGTGGCACAACAGCCCGCCGCTGACCCTGGAGCAGCTGCGCGGGCAGGTGGTGCTGGTCGAGTTCTGGACCTACGGCTGCAGCAACTGCCTCAACGTCGCGCCGTACGTGCACCAGTGGCATGCGCGTTATGCGCCGAAGGGGCTGCGCGTGATCGGCGTGCACACGCCGGAATTCGCCTATGAAGGCCTGCAGGGCAACGTGCGCCATGCGATCCGCCGCCTCGACATCACTTGGCCGGTGGTGCAGGACAACCAGTACCGCATCTGGAACGCGTGGGGCAATCGATTCTGGCCGGCGCTGTACCTGGTCGACCGCCAGGGCCGGGTGGTCTACCGCCATTACGGCGAAGGCGATTACGCACGTACCGAAAGCGAGATCCAGCGCCTGCTGGCCAGCCCCTGAGCCGCGCTACCATGGCCGCGCCGCGCGGCCTTGTCCTCCGCCGCCATCGAGAACGCAATGAACCACGTACCGCACATCCTTGTCGTCGACGATGACAGCGACATCCGCCAGATGCTGGCCGACTACCTGCAGCGCAACGGCCTGCGCATCAGCCAGGCCGATGGTGGCCGCGCCATGCGTGCGCTGATGGACACCCATGCGGTGGACCTGGTGGTGCTGGACGTGATGATGCCGGGCGAGGATGGCCTGAGCCTGTGCCGCAATCTGCGGGCCGGCAAGCACCGCGCCGTGCCGGTGGTGCTGCTGACCGCCCGCGATGATGAGACCGACCGCATCATCGGCCTGGAAATGGGCGCCGATGATTACGTGACCAAACCCTTCTCCTCGCGCGAACTGCTGGCGCGCATCAATGCGGTGATCCGCCGCACGCAGATGCTGCCGCCGAACCTGCAGGTGAGCGAAGCCGGTCGCCAGCTGGCCTTCGGCGAATGGCGCCTGGATACCACCGCCCGCCACCTGCTGGATGCGCAGGACACCGCCTATCCGCTCAGCGGCGCCGAGTTCCGGTTGCTGCGCGTGTTCCTCGACCATGCCAACCGCGTGCTCAGCCGCGACCAGCTGCTCAGCCTCACCCAGGGCCGCGATGCCGAACTGTTCGACCGCTCCATCGACCTGCTGGTCAGCCGCGTGCGCCAGCGCCTGGGCGACGACGCGCGCGAGCCGACCTACATCAAGACCGTGCGCAGCGAAGGCTATGTGTTCAGCGTGCCGGTGCAGCTGCTGGGGCCGGAGGAATGAACGCCGCCGCGCGCCGCCTGCCGTGGCCGCGCACGTTGTCCGCGCGCCTGCTGCTGTTGCTGCTGGGCGGGCTGACCCTGGCCCACGCGCTGTCGTTCGGCCTGCTGTTCTTCGAGCGCTACCAGGCCACGCGCAGCATGATGCTGCGCAACCTGGACGAGGACGTGGCGGTTAGCGTGGCCCTGCTGGAACACCTGCCGGCCGACCAGCGCCAGGCCTGGGTGCCGCGCCTGGAACGGCGCACCTACCGCTATCTGCTGCGCCCGGCCGCTGCAGGGCCGGCGCTGGAAACCGAGCGTGCACGGCAGGTCACCGCCATCATCGATGACAGCCTGGAGCATCGTTACCCGCTGCAGGCCCGCCAGGTCGCGCGCCTGCCCGAACGTTTCGAGGTGGAACTGCGGCTGCACGATGGCACGCCGTTGACCATCGAAGTAACGCCGTCCGGCCTGCCGCTGGCGCGCTGGCTGCCAGCCGTGCTGCTGGCGCAGCTGGCCCTGCTGCTGCTGTGCGCGTGGCTGGCGGTACGGCTGGCGCTGCGGCCTTTGCAGCAGCTGTCGCACGCCGTCGAGCACCTGCAGCCGGGCAAGGACGCACCGATGCTGGCCGAAGATGGCCCCGCCGAAGTCGGTACGGCGGCCGCCGCATTGAATGCGCTGCAGGCGCGCATCCGTGGCCATGTCAGCGAGCGCCTGCAGATTCTCGCGGCGATCTCGCACGACCTGCAGACGCCGATCACGCGGATGAAGCTGCGGGTGGAAACGCTGCCCGAAGACGCGACCCAGCAGCGCCTGCTGGATGACCTGGACCACCTCGGCCAGCTGGTGCGCGAGGGCGTGGCCTATGCACGCAGCAGCCACGTGGCCAGTGGTGCGCCGGTGGCAATGGATCTTGGCGCATTCCTGGCCAGCGTGGTCGGTGATTACGAGGACATGGGCAAGCCGGTCTCGGGCGGTGCACCGTCGGGGCTGACGGTGCAGACCTGGCCGCAGCCGCTGCGGCGGGTGGTCGGCAACCTGGTGGACAACGCGCTGCGCTATGCCGGCAGTGCCGAGATCGATGCGGGTCGCGATGCGGCCGGCAAGCCGTGGATCAGCGTGTCTGATCGCGGCCCGGGCATTCCCGAGGACCAGCTGCAGGCCGTGCTGGCCCCGTTCCACCGGCTGGAGAGCTCGCGCAACCGTGATACCGGCGGCACCGGGCTGGGCCTGGCCATCGCCGTGCAGCTGGCGCAGTCGCTGGGCGGTTCGCTGCAGCTGCGCAACCGCGAAGGCGGTGGCCTGCAGGCGGTGCTGCAGCTGCCGGGCTGATGGGTGGGGTCGGATCCCTTTGCCACCGGCAAAGGGCTCTGCCCCCGCGCCCTGCCTGCAGATGCACCGCGCCGTCACCCCGCGCGTGACACCCTCCGGCCATGAATGAAATGACGGCGGCGCGGCAGCGCTCGATGTGGGTCGCGGGCCTGTCCACCGTGGTGGAGTGGTACGACTTCACCCTGTACCTGTATTTCGCCACCGTGTTGTCGCGGGTGTTCTTCGGCGGCGGCGAGCAGGCGATGTTGGTCACGCTCGCGGGCTTCGCCGTCTCCTACCTGATGCGCCCGCTCGGCGCGCTGTGCTTCGGCCACCTCGGTGATCGCCTCGGCCGGCGCTGGATGCTGCTGGCCTCGATGGCGCTGATGGCGGCGGCGATGCTGGCCACCGCCCTGCTGCCGACGGCCGCCACGGCGGGTACCACGGCCGGCGTGCTGCTGCTGGTCCTGCGCTGCGTGATGGCCTTTTCGGTGGGTGGCGAATACACCGGCGTGGTCGCCTACTTGCTGGAAAGCGCACCGGCGCGTCGGCGTGGACTGGTCACTTCGCTGGCCTCGGCGGCCAGTGAAGTGGGCGCGCTGCTGGCGGTGGCGATCTCTGCGGTGACGGTGGCAATGCTCACGCCCGCACAGCTGGATGGCTGGGGCTGGCGCATTCCGTTCTTCGTCGGTGCCGCGCTCGCGCTGGTGATCCTCATCGCACGCTCGGGCATGCACGAATCGCCCGAGTTCGAGCGCCAGCGTCGCGAGGGCAGCATTCCGGCGACGCCGCTGCGCCACGTGCTGCGCAACCATCCCGGCGCGGTGGCGCGCACCTTCGCGATTTCCGCACTCGGTTCGATCACTTACTACGTCGGCATTACCTACGTGCCGGCGTTCCTGCACGCGCAGGGACACGATGAAGGCGATGCGCTGTGGTTGTCGACGGTGGCGGCAGTGGCGGTCATCGCCATCACGCCGCTGTGCGGACTGCTGTCCGATCGCTTCGGGCGGCGACCGCTGCTTCTGGGGCTGACCGTGCTGGCGGCGCTGCTGCCGCTGTCGATGTTCGGCTGGATGGCCGAAGCCGCGCCGCTGGGCATCGCGCTGGCGGCGGTGGTGCTGGCCTGCGTGGCGGGTGGCATCAGCGCGGTAGCGGCACCGGCCACGGCCGAGCAGTTCCCGGGCGAGGGCCGGGTGAGCGGGCTGGCACTGGGGGTGACCATGGCCACGGCGGTGTTCGGCGGTGCGACACCGTGGCTGGCGCAGTGGTGGGTGGAACGCAGCGGCTGGGCGGCGGCGCCGGGCGCGATGATCGCGCTGGTGGCGGTGCTGGTGCTGCCGGTGCTGTGGACCCTGCCCGAGACGACCCCGGGCAGGGGCAAGCGCTAGGCGATCAGACCGCCAGGGTCTGCTCGATGTCGGCCAGCACGGCCGGCGCATCCACGCCGATGGCGAACGACTGCAGCACGTGGCCATCCCACACGCTGGGGCCGAAGGCCAGGCCTTCCGGCTTGGGGATGGTCATGCCGCGGGCAACACCGTCGGTGGCCACGCGCACGCTGGCGCGCTCGAACTGGAACAGCTCCGGGCGGGTCAGGGCGATGCAGGCGCAGCAGTCGTGCACGACCATGCCCTTGTGCCCGGCCTGCAGGTAGAAGTCCACGTAGTCCTGCGACAGCGCACGCACCAGCTCGGCATCGGCACCGCCGATGGCAGCCAGCTTGTCCAGGCCGTCACGGTCCATTTCCACGCGGGTGGTGACGTCCAGGCCGATGGCGGTGACCGGCCACTGCGCGGTGAACACGATGTCGGCCGCTTCGGCGTCGCCCCAGATGTTGGCCTCGGCGGCCGGGGTGATGTTGCCGTTGACGTGGAAGGCGCCGCCCATGAGGACCACGCCGCGCACCAGGCCGGCGATATCCGGGGCCTGCTGCAGGGCCAGGGCCAGGTTGGTCATGCGGCCGACCGCGATCAGGGTCACTTCGCCCGGGTGGGCGCGGACCAGGTCGATGATCAGCTGGTGGGCCGGACGTGCATCGGCGGCCACGTCCAGCGCAGCCGGCACCGGGTGGTTGCCCAGGCCGTTGTGGCCATGGATGTGCACCGGCCAGGCTTCCGGGGTGGCTTCGGGCTGCAGCGGGCCGGCGGCGCCGCGCGCGACCGGGGCGGCAAAGCCCCAGGCCTGCTTCAGGTACAGCGCGTTGTGGGTGGTCGAATCCACCGACGCGTTGCCGAAGGTGGTGGTGACGCCGACCAGGTCGATCTGGGCGTGCTTGTGCAGGTACAGCAGGGCCAGCGCGTCGTCGACGCCCGGATCCGTATCGAAAATGACTTTCAGCATGTTGTTGTTCTTCTTCTTCAGTGTGGTGCAGGGGGGCCGGCGGGACCCTGGGGGCCGGGCCGGCGCGCCCTACATTGTCCCATCTTCATGACAGGCAGGGCGAACCGCTGCGGCGGTGCTATCGTCAGGGGGTATCCACGGAAGGAGAACCGCCATGAAGACCCCCGCGATCCTGCTGGCCGGCCTGCTGTGCCTGGGCGCCGTAGCGCCGGCCCTGGCCACCTCGGTGGAGCCGAAGCCGCTGGAGGAAATGGTGGCTGAAGCCGACCAGATCGTCCGCGCCAAGGTGGTCGCCGTGGAAATGGTCGATGGCAAGGGACGGCCGCTGACCGATCCCGGATCGCGCACCGGGCCAGGCTCGGACAACGAGATCCGCCTGGTCCTGCAGGTGCAGGAAGTGCTGCGGCCGCGGGAAGGCAAGGTGCCGGCGACGATCCGGGTGCCGCTGTGGACGATGTGGCATTACACCTTGGGCCATATCCGCGAGGCCACGCTGGGCAGCGAAAGCCTGTTCCTGCTCAAGGGCGAGCGCCATGCACCGGTCTATCCGATGGATTTCCAGCGGCCGCTGGAAGAGCGCGCGCAGATCCAGTCATTGATGGTGGCGCCATGACCGCGCCGGTTCGCTGCTGCGGAGGCACGCCATGCTGGTGGTGACCCTGGTCCTGATCGCCCTGGTGCTGGGCCTGAACCTGGTCGCCACCTATGTGGTGGTGCGGCGCGACGACGTGTCGGTGGGAGGACGGATGGTGCAGCTGCTGCTGGTCTGGCTGCTGCCGCTGGTCGGCGCGATCCTGTGCATGGCGATCGCCACCGCCGATGGCTCGGTCAGCCGCAGCGATGGCAGCTTCGCGGGCAGCTACGATTCCTCGGGCAGTTACTCCAGTGACAGCCACAACAGCCACAGCTACAGCGGCTCGGACTGCAGCAGCGACAGTGGTGGCGGCGATGGTGGCAGCTGCGGCGATTGAGGCGCAGGCATTTTGTAGAGTCGAGCCATGCTCGACTGCCTGTGGCATTTGTAGAGTCGAGCCATGCTCGACTACACCGAAAAAGCAGTCGAGCAAGCTCGACTCTACGAAACAGCGGTCGGCCGGCGTTGTTCGTGCCGTGCCGTACCCGCTCAGCCGCCGCCTTCGGTCGGCAACGGTGCGGGCACGTTCAACAACCCCCCATCGGCCACGTAGGCGGCCAGCGCCTGGCCTTGGCTCAGCAGGTGGCGTTCCATCGTGCGTTCGGCCGCCTGCGCGTCACGACGGCGGAAGCAGTCCATCAGCTCGCGGTGTTCGGCCAGCGACTGCGCCGTGCGGCCCGGTGCCAGCAGCTGGCGGCCGCGGTGCATCTTCAGGATGCGGTGCAGGTCGTGGGTGATGCGGATCAGCCACGGGTTGCCGGCGTAGTGCTGCACGGTTTCGTGGATGAGGTAGTTGTTGCGGTAGTACTCGGCGATGTTGCCGTTGGCCGCTGCCGCTTCCATCGCTGCATGCAGGTCTTCCAGCTGCTGCACGCCGGCGTCGTCGATGTGCTTGACCGCCTCATGCGCGCAGCGGCCTTCCAGCATCGCCATCACCGGGAACAGCTGGTTGAGGTCTTCCAGGGTCAGCCGCGTGACCCGCGCACCGCGGCCAGCATCGATCTGCACCAGCCCTTCGGCTGCCAGCAGCTTCAACGCCTCGCGCAGCGGCGTACGGCTGATGCCGAGTTCCTCGCACAGCGCGGGTTCGTCGATCCATTCGCCCGGCGGCAGCCGGTAATCGTAGATGCGCTCGCGCACATGCTCGGCCACCTCTTCGTACAGAGGTGCGCGCTTCTTCGGCGAACGCGGGGCGGGAGCAATGGCCATGGTGGAAAGTGTACTGCCTCCCTGGGTGGAACCTGTAACGCGGTGCGGGAAACCCGGTTGGGCGAAATCCGATGGAAAAAATGGCTGGCAGAAACTGCTTGGTAGAGTCGACCGTTGGTCGACTGCTCTTCGCATGGATGCCGAAGATCCCGCGCTGCGCGCGATAGTCGACCAACGGTCGACTCTACCCGGTCGCCCCCCCCAGTCGCCCCCAGCCGAATCCGGCCCGTGCATCGAAGGGCGCCGGAATCCTCCGGCGCCCCGTCACTTACATCCAGCCCGGTACCACGAACACCAGCCAGGCCAGCAGCGGGCCAAACGCCACCACCAGGCCGCTGTACACCAGGAAGCGGCGGAACAGCGTCTCGCGCTCTTCCTTCGCGGCCGAGGCCACCACCAGCGCGCCGTTGGTCGAGAACGGGCTGACGTCGACGATGGTGGACGACACTGCCAGCGCGCAGATCACGCCGGCCGCACCCAGGTGGCCCTGCAGCAGGAATGGCACCGCCAGCGGAATGGTCGCGCCCAGCACCGCCGCCGAGGACGCGAATGCAGACACGATGCCGCCCACGTAGCAGACCAGCAGCGCACCCAGCAGCGGGATGCCGATGCTGGAAACACCATGGCCGATGAAGTCCACCGCGCCTGCATGTTCGAGCACGCCGATATAGGTCACCACGCCGCAGATCAGCAGCACGGTCGACCAGCTGATGCCATCGACCGCACCCTTCTGGCTCTGCGGCGAGAGCAGGGCCAGCACCACCGCGACGGTGATCGAGACCAGGCCGACGTTGAGGTTGTAGATCAGCGCGGCTACGCCCAGGCCGAGCAGGCCGATCAGGGTGAACAGACGCTCGCGGGTGAAGCCCACCGCATCCAGCGCGGCCGGGTCATTGGACAGCGTGCCACCACCGGCGGCGACCAGCGCGCCGTGGCCTTCGATGGCGAACTGCCGCGACGACGCCTGCGGGCCACCGGCCATGGCGAGCTCGGCGTTGCCCACGCCACCGGTGGCGGTGATCGAACCGCGACGCATCAGCGCGATGCCACCGAAGGCCAGGAAGCAGATGATCGCCATCATGAAGTTGAAGCCGAGGCTGGTCAGGAACACTGCCATCTCGGTCACTTCCAGGCCGGCCTTCTGCACCACGCCGTTGGTGATGCTGCCGTACACGCTGATCGGCGAGAAGCCACCGGCCTGCGCACCATGGATCACCAGCAGGCCCATCATCAGCGGGTTGATGTTGTACTGCTTGGCGAAGCGCAGCGCGACCGGGCCGATGATGGCCACCGCGGCCGGGCCCAGCGCGCCGAAGGCGGTCAGGACGGCGGTGATGACGAACATCACCCACGGGATGGCCACGATGTGGCCGCGTACCGCTTTCACCGCCCAGTGCACCAACAGGTCGATGGTGCCGTTCTTCTGTGCGATGGCGAACAGGTAGGTGATGCCGACCAGGGTCAGGAACAGGTCACCGGGGAAGCCGGCGAGCACGTCCTTGCCACCCATGTCGACGAAGATGCCGCCGATGATGAAGGCGAGGGCGAAGGCCACCGCACCCATGTTGATGGGCATCGCGGTGGCGACGATGAACATGATCACCAGACCGATGATCGTTGCGATTTGTGGACTCATGCGCCCTCCCAGACACGTGACTCGGGTACAGCTCGGATGGAGACCCGCCATCCCGGGGTAAGGCGTCGTACAACGTGAGGCGTGATACGTACTGCTCGAACCCGTTACTGCAGCCGCTCCAGCGCGCTGCGGACCCATTCCGCCGCGCCGTCCAGGCTCTGGAACTCTTCCACCGCGCGCACCTCGCAGCACGGATAGGACGGCGCGATCATGCGCGCCAATGCATTGCCCGGGCCCAGCTGCAGGAATACCCGCGCGCCGCGCTCGAAGGCCTGGCGCATCACCTGCGCCCATTCAATGGTCTGTGCCAGCTGCGCCGACAGCGTGTGCACCGCTGCTGCGCGGTCGCGCACCGGGCGCGCATCGATGCCGGCCAGCAACGGCAGGCGCGGGGCCTGCAGCGGCGAGCCGTCGAGTGCGGCGGCGAACGGTGCGACGGCAGCGTGCAGCAGCGGCGTATGCGCGGGCACAAGCACCGGCAGCGGGCGGATCTCCGCACCCTGCGCGCGCGCGGCATCGGCCAGGGCCTGCAGGGAAGCCTGCGTGCCGCCGACGATGAAGTGATCGCGGCCGTTGGCGATGGCCACATGCGCGCCGTGTGCATCACACAGCGGCTGCAGGGTATGGCGCTCCAGCCCCAGCACGGCCTGCATGCCTGCATCGGCAGGGCTGGCGGCATCCATCAGTTGCGCGCGCTGCGCGGCCAGGCCCAGGCAGGTGCTCGCATCAACGCTGCCGGCGATCGCATGCGCGGCCAGTTCACCGATGCTGTAGCCGGCCACCAGCAGCGGTGCCGGCAACGCCTCGCGCAGGCCGTGCCAGTGCGCCAGCGTTGCGGCACACAGCAGCGGTTGCGCCAGTGCGTTGTCGAAGCGTGTTTCATCGGCGGCGGCCGCGAACGCGTCACGGCCGAGCACGGCGCTGGCCGACGCCAGTACGTCGCGGGCCGCGGGCAGCTCGCGCACGCGGTCGAACATCGCCGCGTGCTGCGCACCTTGCCCGGGGCAGAGCAGGGCAAGGCTCATGCGCCCTCCTGCTGCAGCAGGAACCAGCTGCAGGCCAGCAGGTCGGCGCTGCCACCGGGGCTGAGGCGGCGCGCGACGAAGCCCTCTCCGATGCCGTGCAGGCGAGTTTCCCAGCCGGGTGCGAAGGCACCGCCTGCCTCGATGAAGCGGCGCGCCTGCTGCTGCGCCCAGGCCAGGCCATCGGCGCCGCCACGGTGCAGCAGGTTGAGATCATCCACCTGCGCGACCAGCTGCATCAGGGTCTGGCACATCGCTGCATCACGCGGCAGGCCGTTGTGCAGGGCATGGCGCAGGGTCGGTACGGCCAGCTCGCGCAGCACGGGGTAACCGGCGGCGGCCTGTTCGCGCACGCCCGGCACGCCATGGCGCAGGCGCGCGCGCTGGCCGGGGCTGTTCGCATCCAGCGGCGCCGCGGCGAACGCATCCGCCCAGTGCTGCACGGCCA
This genomic stretch from Stenotrophomonas sp. SAU14A_NAIMI4_5 harbors:
- a CDS encoding MFS transporter; amino-acid sequence: MTAARQRSMWVAGLSTVVEWYDFTLYLYFATVLSRVFFGGGEQAMLVTLAGFAVSYLMRPLGALCFGHLGDRLGRRWMLLASMALMAAAMLATALLPTAATAGTTAGVLLLVLRCVMAFSVGGEYTGVVAYLLESAPARRRGLVTSLASAASEVGALLAVAISAVTVAMLTPAQLDGWGWRIPFFVGAALALVILIARSGMHESPEFERQRREGSIPATPLRHVLRNHPGAVARTFAISALGSITYYVGITYVPAFLHAQGHDEGDALWLSTVAAVAVIAITPLCGLLSDRFGRRPLLLGLTVLAALLPLSMFGWMAEAAPLGIALAAVVLACVAGGISAVAAPATAEQFPGEGRVSGLALGVTMATAVFGGATPWLAQWWVERSGWAAAPGAMIALVAVLVLPVLWTLPETTPGRGKR
- a CDS encoding redoxin family protein; amino-acid sequence: MATLRAYTVPLLLALLGAAALLLAWPSPEAGAQTAEAAPAAGFSGGGPWHNSPPLTLEQLRGQVVLVEFWTYGCSNCLNVAPYVHQWHARYAPKGLRVIGVHTPEFAYEGLQGNVRHAIRRLDITWPVVQDNQYRIWNAWGNRFWPALYLVDRQGRVVYRHYGEGDYARTESEIQRLLASP
- a CDS encoding DoxX family protein: MISTASSLYTPRLDAVGRWLSPLALRALLAWEFFESGREKLGGQNWFADLDGRFSFPFSTLPASLNWQLATWLELVGAVMLLLGLATRSVAYIFWVLTVVAIAAVHWPDQWNGLGELWQGYAITDQGYGNFKLPLLFLAMLLPLILNGGGALSLDRLLAGPQRAAVGDDRLGWGVSLVALLLPIAALLPGIGFGGALLGGALLLAHVLRRRRSA
- a CDS encoding response regulator, encoding MNHVPHILVVDDDSDIRQMLADYLQRNGLRISQADGGRAMRALMDTHAVDLVVLDVMMPGEDGLSLCRNLRAGKHRAVPVVLLTARDDETDRIIGLEMGADDYVTKPFSSRELLARINAVIRRTQMLPPNLQVSEAGRQLAFGEWRLDTTARHLLDAQDTAYPLSGAEFRLLRVFLDHANRVLSRDQLLSLTQGRDAELFDRSIDLLVSRVRQRLGDDAREPTYIKTVRSEGYVFSVPVQLLGPEE
- a CDS encoding HAMP domain-containing sensor histidine kinase — its product is MNAAARRLPWPRTLSARLLLLLLGGLTLAHALSFGLLFFERYQATRSMMLRNLDEDVAVSVALLEHLPADQRQAWVPRLERRTYRYLLRPAAAGPALETERARQVTAIIDDSLEHRYPLQARQVARLPERFEVELRLHDGTPLTIEVTPSGLPLARWLPAVLLAQLALLLLCAWLAVRLALRPLQQLSHAVEHLQPGKDAPMLAEDGPAEVGTAAAALNALQARIRGHVSERLQILAAISHDLQTPITRMKLRVETLPEDATQQRLLDDLDHLGQLVREGVAYARSSHVASGAPVAMDLGAFLASVVGDYEDMGKPVSGGAPSGLTVQTWPQPLRRVVGNLVDNALRYAGSAEIDAGRDAAGKPWISVSDRGPGIPEDQLQAVLAPFHRLESSRNRDTGGTGLGLAIAVQLAQSLGGSLQLRNREGGGLQAVLQLPG
- a CDS encoding SLC13 family permease; the encoded protein is MSPQIATIIGLVIMFIVATAMPINMGAVAFALAFIIGGIFVDMGGKDVLAGFPGDLFLTLVGITYLFAIAQKNGTIDLLVHWAVKAVRGHIVAIPWVMFVITAVLTAFGALGPAAVAIIGPVALRFAKQYNINPLMMGLLVIHGAQAGGFSPISVYGSITNGVVQKAGLEVTEMAVFLTSLGFNFMMAIICFLAFGGIALMRRGSITATGGVGNAELAMAGGPQASSRQFAIEGHGALVAAGGGTLSNDPAALDAVGFTRERLFTLIGLLGLGVAALIYNLNVGLVSITVAVVLALLSPQSQKGAVDGISWSTVLLICGVVTYIGVLEHAGAVDFIGHGVSSIGIPLLGALLVCYVGGIVSAFASSAAVLGATIPLAVPFLLQGHLGAAGVICALAVSSTIVDVSPFSTNGALVVASAAKEERETLFRRFLVYSGLVVAFGPLLAWLVFVVPGWM
- a CDS encoding nucleoside hydrolase, which encodes MLKVIFDTDPGVDDALALLYLHKHAQIDLVGVTTTFGNASVDSTTHNALYLKQAWGFAAPVARGAAGPLQPEATPEAWPVHIHGHNGLGNHPVPAALDVAADARPAHQLIIDLVRAHPGEVTLIAVGRMTNLALALQQAPDIAGLVRGVVLMGGAFHVNGNITPAAEANIWGDAEAADIVFTAQWPVTAIGLDVTTRVEMDRDGLDKLAAIGGADAELVRALSQDYVDFYLQAGHKGMVVHDCCACIALTRPELFQFERASVRVATDGVARGMTIPKPEGLAFGPSVWDGHVLQSFAIGVDAPAVLADIEQTLAV
- a CDS encoding alpha/beta hydrolase, whose translation is MIRTTLLAAALALAGAATPAFAAQADAGAPPTIILVHGAFADGSSWNKVISTLHDWKLPAVAVQNPLSSLADDVAATRRAIAAAPGKVVLVGHSWGGTVITEAGNDPKVQALVYVAAFAPDVGQSSAQQGEGFPVGPGLTRLQEKDGYLTLPADAIAEDFAPDVMKKTAALLYSTQVPLKASALGEAVTTAAWRSKPSWYVVSRDDRMLSPQLQVATARRIGAQLQSIGSSHVALLSHPAQVADSILEAAGVKPAELPLAEQGG
- the mdcH gene encoding malonate decarboxylase subunit epsilon, encoding MSLALLCPGQGAQHAAMFDRVRELPAARDVLASASAVLGRDAFAAAADETRFDNALAQPLLCAATLAHWHGLREALPAPLLVAGYSIGELAAHAIAGSVDASTCLGLAAQRAQLMDAASPADAGMQAVLGLERHTLQPLCDAHGAHVAIANGRDHFIVGGTQASLQALADAARAQGAEIRPLPVLVPAHTPLLHAAVAPFAAALDGSPLQAPRLPLLAGIDARPVRDRAAAVHTLSAQLAQTIEWAQVMRQAFERGARVFLQLGPGNALARMIAPSYPCCEVRAVEEFQSLDGAAEWVRSALERLQ
- the mdcB gene encoding triphosphoribosyl-dephospho-CoA synthase MdcB translates to MNALAHADRTVARRVDSARLGRLAIASLHAELACAPKPGLVTPFDTGSHDDMDAGTFLRSLFALRHYFTSIADAGAADAPFASLRAHGIAAEHAMLRATGGINTHRGAIFSLGLLVAAAARCHRQQGHAAPAAQVCLAVQHWADAFAAAPLDANSPGQRARLRHGVPGVREQAAAGYPVLRELAVPTLRHALHNGLPRDAAMCQTLMQLVAQVDDLNLLHRGGADGLAWAQQQARRFIEAGGAFAPGWETRLHGIGEGFVARRLSPGGSADLLACSWFLLQQEGA
- a CDS encoding GntR family transcriptional regulator; translation: MAIAPAPRSPKKRAPLYEEVAEHVRERIYDYRLPPGEWIDEPALCEELGISRTPLREALKLLAAEGLVQIDAGRGARVTRLTLEDLNQLFPVMAMLEGRCAHEAVKHIDDAGVQQLEDLHAAMEAAAANGNIAEYYRNNYLIHETVQHYAGNPWLIRITHDLHRILKMHRGRQLLAPGRTAQSLAEHRELMDCFRRRDAQAAERTMERHLLSQGQALAAYVADGGLLNVPAPLPTEGGG